A section of the Acidobacterium capsulatum ATCC 51196 genome encodes:
- a CDS encoding 4-hydroxy-3-methylbut-2-enyl diphosphate reductase, giving the protein MTTITDQPTPAHVSAPDGERKVLLLKPRGFCAGVVRAVDIVRIALETFGAPIYVRKEIVHNRFVVNELAEKGAIFVEDIDQVPEGSRVIYSAHGVSPAVRQQSKDRNLRVIDATCPLVTKVHVEAVKFARQGYSLVLIGHRDHEEIEGTLGEAPDVTTVVSSAAEVAALEVPDPNRVAYLTQTTLSLDEARDMIEALKKKFPNIVGPHSQDICYATENRQVAVKNVAHQADLVLVVGSNNSSNSNRLVEVSRNLGTKGYLIDNSKAIRPEWLEGVATVAVTAGASAPEVLVEDVVKYLGSKGFGSVEEVEVMPENVRFGLPPEIVQAIQAAPSSPVSA; this is encoded by the coding sequence GTGACGACTATCACCGATCAGCCCACTCCCGCCCACGTTTCTGCCCCTGATGGCGAGCGTAAAGTCCTCCTTCTGAAGCCGCGCGGATTCTGCGCCGGCGTGGTGCGCGCCGTGGATATTGTGCGCATTGCGCTCGAGACCTTTGGCGCGCCGATCTATGTGCGCAAGGAGATCGTGCACAATCGCTTCGTGGTGAACGAGCTGGCCGAGAAGGGCGCGATCTTTGTCGAGGACATCGATCAGGTGCCCGAGGGCAGCCGCGTGATTTACAGCGCGCACGGCGTTTCGCCGGCGGTGCGGCAGCAGTCCAAGGACCGCAACCTGCGGGTGATCGATGCGACGTGCCCGCTGGTGACCAAGGTGCATGTGGAGGCGGTGAAGTTTGCCCGCCAGGGCTATTCGCTGGTGCTGATTGGGCACCGCGACCATGAGGAGATCGAGGGCACGCTGGGCGAGGCTCCGGACGTGACGACGGTGGTTTCGAGCGCGGCCGAAGTGGCGGCGCTCGAGGTTCCCGACCCGAACCGCGTGGCCTACCTGACGCAGACGACACTCTCGCTCGATGAAGCGCGGGACATGATCGAGGCGCTCAAGAAGAAGTTCCCCAATATTGTGGGGCCGCACTCGCAGGACATCTGCTACGCGACGGAGAACCGCCAGGTAGCGGTGAAGAACGTGGCGCATCAGGCGGACCTGGTGCTGGTGGTGGGCTCGAACAACAGTTCGAACTCGAACCGGCTGGTGGAGGTTTCGCGGAACCTCGGCACCAAGGGCTACCTGATCGACAACTCGAAGGCGATTCGCCCGGAGTGGCTGGAAGGCGTGGCCACGGTGGCGGTGACGGCTGGCGCCTCCGCGCCCGAAGTGCTGGTTGAGGATGTGGTGAAGTACCTGGGCTCCAAGGGCTTTGGCTCGGTCGAAGAAGTGGAAGTGATGCCGGAGAATGTGCGCTTCGGGCTGCCGCCTGAGATTGTGCAGGCGATTCAGGCCGCGCCGTCTTCTCCTGTGTCCGCTTAA
- the rimP gene encoding ribosome maturation factor RimP, whose translation MAFDLDTIRSAAQRVASSHGLDVVDVEYQGGAKHRMLRIFIEKNAEERAKLAAQSSGRVETIEVHEEMPREGMNPEHFSGVTHEDCSAFSTDFGTLLDVEELMPGASEYTLEVSSPGLDRKLQSRADYERFAGSLVKLSTFEPVNGNRHWQGRMAGLDGDTLRLDLTAMKQKGKGKEKKSAAETVEIALGNVEKAQLIPEI comes from the coding sequence ATGGCATTTGATCTGGACACAATTCGCTCGGCGGCGCAGCGCGTCGCGTCTTCGCACGGCCTGGACGTGGTGGACGTGGAGTATCAGGGCGGCGCAAAGCACCGCATGCTGCGCATCTTCATTGAGAAGAACGCCGAAGAGCGCGCAAAACTGGCTGCACAGAGTTCCGGGCGCGTCGAGACGATTGAAGTGCACGAAGAGATGCCGCGCGAGGGCATGAATCCGGAGCACTTCTCGGGCGTGACGCATGAGGATTGCTCGGCGTTCAGCACGGATTTTGGCACGCTGCTCGATGTGGAAGAGCTGATGCCGGGGGCGTCGGAGTATACGCTGGAAGTTTCCTCGCCGGGGCTCGACCGCAAGCTGCAGAGCCGCGCCGATTATGAGCGCTTTGCCGGCAGCCTGGTGAAGCTGAGCACCTTTGAGCCGGTGAATGGCAATCGTCACTGGCAGGGCCGGATGGCGGGACTCGACGGCGACACGCTGCGGCTCGACCTGACGGCAATGAAGCAGAAGGGCAAGGGCAAAGAGAAGAAGTCCGCTGCCGAGACAGTGGAGATTGCGCTGGGCAATGTCGAGAAGGCGCAACTGATTCCAGAGATTTAA
- a CDS encoding P63C domain-containing protein has protein sequence MDDNEKTFSLAAAELGKRGGKKTAERGPEYYAEIQAKREKRGGGRPKNPPQATHVGELHIGDLVIPCAVLADGRRVLSQRGVGRVLGRGRGGKDWKRQAEWGGGQLPFFLMAKNLRPFISKELALAGENPIVYRIGNETIPSHGLDATDLPQVCDVWLKAREAGVLTAGQIPIAARAEILMRGLAHTGIIALVDEATGYQYSRTRDALQEVLEKFIASEFRKWVKTFPDEFYRELFRLRKWPFKEDVVRKTPLVGKLTLDLVYDRLAPGVRQRLEEVNPKNERGRRKHKLFQRLTEDVGDPSLRAHLASVITLMKVNDDWEAFIKMMNRALPRYPSMPLFDHENTMAIAGQKK, from the coding sequence ATGGATGACAACGAGAAAACCTTCTCACTCGCGGCGGCCGAGCTTGGGAAGCGGGGCGGTAAAAAAACCGCTGAGCGCGGTCCCGAGTATTACGCGGAGATTCAGGCAAAACGTGAAAAGCGCGGCGGAGGAAGACCGAAGAACCCCCCACAAGCCACGCACGTCGGGGAATTGCATATCGGAGATCTGGTGATTCCGTGCGCGGTTTTGGCTGACGGGCGTCGGGTCCTATCGCAGCGTGGTGTCGGGCGAGTGCTTGGACGTGGGCGAGGCGGCAAAGACTGGAAGCGTCAAGCTGAATGGGGTGGTGGGCAATTGCCGTTTTTCCTCATGGCAAAAAACCTTAGACCTTTTATTTCGAAAGAGCTAGCTCTGGCGGGCGAAAACCCCATTGTTTACCGCATCGGCAACGAGACAATCCCATCACACGGACTTGATGCAACGGACCTTCCCCAGGTTTGCGACGTATGGCTCAAGGCAAGAGAAGCTGGCGTCTTGACGGCAGGGCAGATTCCCATAGCAGCGCGTGCTGAAATTTTGATGCGCGGACTCGCCCATACAGGGATCATCGCATTAGTAGATGAGGCGACCGGATATCAATACTCGCGGACGAGAGATGCGCTCCAAGAGGTTTTGGAGAAGTTCATTGCTTCGGAGTTTAGAAAGTGGGTGAAGACCTTTCCCGATGAGTTCTATCGAGAACTCTTCCGCCTTCGAAAATGGCCCTTTAAGGAAGACGTAGTGAGGAAAACTCCTTTGGTTGGTAAATTGACGCTCGACCTTGTTTATGACCGGCTTGCCCCAGGAGTGAGGCAGAGACTAGAAGAGGTTAACCCCAAAAACGAAAGAGGACGTCGTAAGCACAAGCTATTTCAGCGTCTAACGGAGGATGTTGGCGATCCTTCACTTCGCGCCCATCTGGCCTCAGTAATTACGCTCATGAAGGTAAACGACGACTGGGAAGCGTTTATAAAGATGATGAATCGCGCCCTCCCCAGGTATCCGTCTATGCCACTCTTCGACCACGAAAATACGATGGCAATCGCAGGACAGAAGAAATGA
- the nusA gene encoding transcription termination factor NusA yields the protein MASVLYQSIEALSRDKGIDPEVVVGAVEDAIALATRKYYKTQENMRAELDRETGEIRAYIYKAVVETPELIEDPLNQITLEEARQLAPGVEVGGEIRFYKPTDVLGRIAAQMAKQVIFQKVREAERDTVFNEYAHRVGEVLTATVKRVEMQDVIFDLGKAEARMPKREQSRLEQFSVGERVRVVLLRVDRAAKGPQVIVSRAAPELVTSLFQGEVPEIYDNTVTIRAIAREAGERTKIAVMSRDKDVDPVGACVGMKGMRVQSIIRELRGEKIDIIEFSEEVTTFAERALQPAKVSRVSIADLSEKHLEVIVDDTQLSLAIGKKGQNVRLAAKLLGWKIDIKSEEEKRQEVEQQMGGFAQGGTATAIEEVKELGESIIQKLVAAGITTVESLADMTPEQLEEIPGIGEKTLEKISTAVRHYFGQYEPGEERPAVPEAEQAKLEQAEAIADAQAAEEIDALEQDLTQAGEELPHSDGEEDGSGPVHDELAAEEISELTESGEALETEGAESMVPGREDTSERLAEHASAVDEGTGVESAETNPDGDKGA from the coding sequence ATGGCAAGTGTTCTTTACCAAAGCATCGAAGCGCTGAGCCGGGACAAGGGCATTGATCCCGAAGTGGTGGTAGGCGCGGTCGAAGATGCGATCGCGCTGGCGACACGCAAGTATTACAAGACGCAGGAAAACATGCGCGCCGAGCTGGACCGCGAGACGGGCGAGATTCGCGCGTACATCTATAAGGCTGTGGTGGAGACGCCGGAGCTGATTGAAGATCCGCTGAACCAGATCACGCTCGAAGAGGCGCGGCAGCTTGCGCCGGGCGTGGAAGTGGGCGGCGAGATTCGCTTCTACAAGCCGACCGACGTGCTGGGCCGCATTGCGGCGCAGATGGCCAAGCAGGTGATCTTTCAAAAGGTGCGCGAGGCCGAGCGCGACACGGTGTTTAACGAGTATGCCCATCGCGTGGGCGAGGTGCTGACGGCGACGGTCAAGCGGGTCGAGATGCAGGACGTGATCTTTGACCTGGGCAAGGCCGAGGCCCGCATGCCGAAGCGCGAACAGTCGCGGCTGGAGCAGTTCTCAGTGGGCGAGCGCGTGCGCGTGGTGCTGCTGCGCGTGGATCGCGCGGCGAAGGGTCCGCAGGTGATTGTGTCCCGTGCGGCTCCGGAGCTGGTGACGAGCCTGTTTCAGGGCGAGGTGCCGGAGATTTACGACAACACGGTGACGATTCGCGCCATTGCCCGCGAGGCGGGCGAGCGCACCAAGATTGCCGTGATGTCGCGCGACAAGGACGTGGACCCGGTGGGCGCGTGCGTGGGCATGAAGGGCATGCGCGTGCAGTCGATCATTCGCGAGCTGCGCGGCGAGAAGATCGACATCATCGAGTTCAGCGAAGAGGTGACTACCTTTGCCGAGCGCGCACTGCAGCCGGCCAAGGTGAGCCGCGTGAGCATTGCCGATCTCTCAGAAAAGCACCTGGAAGTGATCGTGGACGACACGCAGTTGTCGCTGGCGATCGGCAAGAAGGGACAGAATGTGCGCCTTGCGGCCAAGCTGCTGGGCTGGAAGATCGACATCAAGAGCGAGGAAGAGAAGCGCCAGGAAGTCGAGCAGCAGATGGGCGGCTTCGCGCAGGGCGGTACGGCCACGGCGATTGAAGAAGTGAAGGAGCTGGGCGAGTCGATCATCCAGAAGCTGGTCGCGGCCGGCATTACGACGGTCGAGTCGCTGGCCGACATGACGCCGGAGCAGCTCGAAGAGATTCCGGGCATCGGCGAAAAGACGCTCGAGAAGATCAGCACTGCGGTGCGTCACTACTTTGGCCAGTACGAGCCGGGCGAGGAACGCCCCGCGGTTCCGGAAGCCGAGCAGGCGAAGCTGGAACAGGCCGAAGCGATTGCGGATGCGCAGGCAGCCGAGGAAATCGATGCTCTGGAGCAGGACCTGACGCAGGCCGGCGAAGAGCTGCCGCACTCCGATGGCGAGGAGGATGGCTCCGGGCCCGTGCATGATGAGTTGGCCGCCGAGGAGATCTCTGAGCTGACCGAGAGCGGGGAAGCGCTGGAGACCGAGGGCGCCGAGTCCATGGTTCCCGGGCGCGAAGACACGAGCGAGCGGCTGGCGGAGCATGCCTCCGCGGTAGATGAAGGAACAGGCGTGGAGAGCGCCGAAACGAACCCGGACGGGGACAAAGGTGCGTAA
- a CDS encoding carboxylesterase/lipase family protein, with protein MSKSKTGNEFMLSRRAALKLSAGAGVAAAMGQVAHASDSTKTGVHQQQPPYCSTPDSAVASTKYGKVRGFVSGNVFTFKGVPYGQDTGGENRWLPAKEPAAWEGEYPALIYGANCPQNLHDWHSQEQVFIQDWDDGWQSEDMLKLNVWTPSLSGRRPVMFYIHGGGYEFGSAYELPSHEGANMARYHDVVAVSVNHRLNALGFLDVSEVGGEEYRDSSNVGMTDLVAALRWVKENIANFGGDPDCVMIYGQSGGGGKVATLMGMPAAQGLFHRAAIQSGGAFFGSAADAKALTRQMMKDLGLAPNDIGALRKMDWRELMTAADVAQGKLPANPHMPFKMHGPPHHFWMPTSDGHVIPGLPFEDAAPEMSKHIPLMIGSVSEEGNMMASRPTEEEWRAGLARAYGEERGTAIADGLKKAYPHKSVRTLSYMCSGGGFLNALSMRNGVVRMAKLKHDLKAAPVYTYYFTWQTKILDGVPGAWHTSDLQFCFDNTMRCEQGTGNTPEAQALARKMATAWANFARTGNPSQPGIRWEPTDPVSNRTMVWDNVPRMVDDPDGALRKLVL; from the coding sequence ATGTCGAAATCGAAGACCGGGAATGAATTTATGTTGAGCCGCCGCGCCGCGCTGAAGCTGTCGGCGGGGGCGGGAGTGGCCGCCGCGATGGGCCAGGTGGCTCACGCCTCCGACAGCACCAAGACGGGCGTGCACCAGCAGCAGCCGCCGTACTGCTCCACGCCGGACTCGGCGGTGGCGAGCACGAAGTATGGCAAGGTGCGGGGCTTTGTGTCGGGCAATGTGTTCACGTTCAAGGGCGTGCCTTATGGGCAGGACACGGGCGGGGAGAACCGTTGGCTGCCGGCAAAGGAGCCGGCGGCGTGGGAGGGTGAGTATCCGGCGCTGATATATGGGGCGAACTGCCCGCAGAATCTGCATGACTGGCACAGCCAGGAGCAGGTGTTCATTCAAGACTGGGATGACGGCTGGCAGAGCGAGGACATGCTGAAGCTGAATGTGTGGACTCCGTCGCTGAGCGGACGCCGGCCGGTGATGTTCTACATTCACGGCGGCGGGTATGAGTTTGGCTCGGCGTATGAGCTGCCGTCGCACGAGGGCGCGAACATGGCGCGCTACCACGATGTGGTGGCGGTGTCAGTGAATCACCGGCTGAATGCGCTGGGCTTTCTGGACGTGTCGGAGGTGGGCGGCGAGGAGTATCGCGACTCCTCGAATGTGGGCATGACGGACCTGGTGGCGGCGCTGCGCTGGGTGAAAGAGAATATTGCGAATTTTGGCGGCGACCCGGATTGCGTGATGATTTATGGCCAGTCGGGCGGCGGCGGCAAGGTGGCGACGCTGATGGGCATGCCGGCGGCGCAGGGGCTGTTTCATCGCGCGGCCATTCAGTCGGGCGGCGCATTCTTTGGCTCGGCGGCGGATGCGAAGGCGCTGACGCGGCAGATGATGAAGGACCTGGGGCTGGCTCCGAACGATATTGGCGCGCTCAGGAAGATGGACTGGCGGGAGCTGATGACGGCCGCGGATGTGGCGCAGGGCAAGCTGCCGGCCAATCCGCACATGCCGTTCAAGATGCATGGGCCGCCGCACCACTTCTGGATGCCGACGAGCGATGGGCATGTGATTCCGGGGCTGCCGTTCGAGGATGCCGCGCCGGAGATGTCGAAGCATATTCCGCTGATGATTGGGTCGGTGAGCGAAGAGGGCAACATGATGGCGTCGCGGCCCACCGAGGAGGAATGGCGGGCGGGGCTTGCGCGGGCCTACGGCGAGGAGCGGGGCACGGCGATTGCGGATGGGCTGAAGAAGGCGTATCCGCACAAGAGCGTGCGCACCTTGTCCTATATGTGCAGCGGGGGCGGGTTTTTGAATGCGCTCTCGATGCGCAACGGCGTGGTGCGGATGGCGAAGCTGAAGCATGATCTGAAGGCCGCGCCGGTCTATACGTACTACTTCACGTGGCAGACGAAGATTCTGGATGGGGTGCCGGGGGCGTGGCATACGTCGGACTTGCAGTTCTGCTTTGACAACACGATGCGCTGCGAGCAGGGAACCGGTAATACTCCCGAGGCGCAAGCGCTGGCGCGAAAGATGGCGACGGCGTGGGCAAACTTTGCGCGAACGGGCAATCCGAGCCAGCCGGGCATTCGCTGGGAGCCGACGGACCCGGTATCAAACCGGACGATGGTCTGGGACAACGTGCCGCGGATGGTGGATGATCCGGACGGGGCGCTGCGCAAGCTGGTGCTGTGA
- the infB gene encoding translation initiation factor IF-2, whose translation MSKVRINDLARELEVKSKAILDALADCGVTEKKTHSSSLEADEAVRVRAHFARGSRGAGQGGSRQQNEPKPKIDWSRVSKPGDVLKAIQERNEQETVAAARPAAVPVAPKAPVSAPPAARPSAPRPAVTAAPPPVAARPAGVQPGSQPAVSVQHGAEAQKPAPRRIVPQPRQPSAVVAPPPAATPAIAARPPAAPVAVKPPVTTAPIAQQEKPAAPAAQEVKSALATGPSVPVAVSPSVVVAAAPPPATAFQAPAAPAAPAASQSAPQEAKTPAAEAPPVAPEKPAVPAPPQRRVIMPQTGPRPVYTAPPPSASPVTPRPSGGGIQRGKPIFDRRPTGNSPGGPGGPGGGYGQRPSGPGGRRPMHPTRNQPGGGPPGGRPGFNNGPRPGFGQRPGGFGQRPGMGAPGLVPPPGDTPGRPQRPGAGQKRGGRSNQYPKSKEGPMKGFAPPSRFGGAQIPTEPLPITRTITVTEGISVKDLAEKLGVRGKDLIATLLMRGVFVTVNQSLDGELVKDVARQFGADTTVISFEDQMANEAFENLLSQENPDELELSRPPVVTVMGHVDHGKTSLLDAIRETDVAGGEAGGITQHIGAYKVRINKEDSPAFGREIVFLDTPGHEAFTRMRARGAKVTDIVVIVVAADDGVMPQTLEAVDHAKAANVPIIVAVNKIDKPEAQPDRVKKQLGDRGLVPEDWGGSTVFVDVSAKKRQNLDLLLEMICLVADLGNLKATPGRSAVGTVIEAKLDRGRGAVASVLVQNGTLRAQDSFIVGNTFGKIRAMFDDRGRAIEEAGPSTPVEILGLENMPDAGDTFLVVADRDKAKGIAQYRQMKEREVQLAKSSRVSLEGLAEQIKQAGMKELPLILKGDVTGSVEVLADSLQKMSTEKVRIKVIHSGVGAITESDVLLASASNAIIIGFNVKPDRKSADLAEQENVEIRLHTIIYELQEEITKAMLGLLDPVFKESYLGRAEVLNVFKIPKIGTIAGCRVLDGVLRRDSEIRLMRGGEQVFKGKLTSLKRFKDDAKEVTNGMECGVGLNTSDIQVGDTVEAFTMERVAAELTAQ comes from the coding sequence ATGAGTAAAGTTCGAATCAACGATTTAGCGCGGGAACTGGAAGTCAAAAGCAAAGCGATCCTCGATGCATTGGCCGATTGCGGCGTTACCGAGAAGAAGACCCACTCCAGTTCTCTTGAGGCGGATGAGGCAGTGCGCGTGCGTGCACACTTTGCGCGCGGCAGCCGCGGTGCGGGCCAGGGTGGCTCGCGCCAGCAGAATGAGCCGAAGCCCAAGATTGACTGGTCTCGTGTCTCCAAGCCTGGAGACGTGTTGAAAGCCATTCAGGAGCGGAACGAGCAGGAGACCGTTGCGGCGGCCCGTCCGGCGGCAGTGCCGGTTGCGCCCAAGGCTCCCGTGAGCGCGCCTCCGGCGGCTCGTCCTTCCGCGCCGCGTCCGGCCGTGACGGCGGCTCCGCCGCCCGTGGCGGCCCGGCCCGCAGGGGTGCAGCCCGGTTCGCAGCCGGCGGTCTCGGTCCAGCATGGTGCCGAAGCACAAAAGCCTGCTCCACGCCGCATTGTTCCTCAGCCCCGTCAGCCTTCGGCCGTGGTGGCCCCGCCGCCCGCGGCCACTCCCGCGATTGCGGCTCGTCCTCCGGCAGCGCCGGTGGCCGTCAAGCCGCCCGTGACGACGGCTCCCATTGCACAGCAGGAAAAGCCCGCTGCCCCGGCAGCGCAGGAAGTGAAGTCAGCATTGGCCACTGGCCCATCGGTCCCCGTTGCGGTGAGCCCCTCGGTGGTTGTGGCCGCAGCGCCGCCCCCCGCGACAGCATTCCAGGCGCCGGCGGCTCCTGCAGCGCCTGCCGCCAGCCAGAGTGCGCCTCAGGAAGCCAAAACTCCTGCGGCAGAAGCGCCCCCGGTTGCTCCGGAAAAGCCAGCAGTTCCGGCTCCTCCGCAGCGCCGTGTCATTATGCCGCAGACCGGGCCACGCCCGGTGTACACGGCTCCTCCGCCCTCGGCTTCGCCGGTGACGCCGCGGCCCTCGGGTGGCGGAATTCAGCGCGGCAAACCCATTTTTGATCGCCGGCCCACGGGGAATTCTCCGGGCGGACCAGGTGGACCTGGTGGCGGATATGGCCAGCGGCCCTCCGGTCCCGGAGGACGCCGCCCCATGCATCCGACGCGCAACCAGCCGGGCGGTGGACCGCCGGGCGGTCGTCCGGGCTTCAACAATGGTCCGCGTCCGGGATTCGGGCAGCGGCCAGGTGGATTTGGGCAGCGCCCCGGAATGGGCGCGCCGGGACTGGTGCCGCCTCCGGGCGATACGCCGGGCCGTCCGCAGCGTCCGGGCGCAGGCCAGAAGCGCGGTGGCCGCAGCAATCAGTATCCGAAGAGCAAAGAAGGTCCGATGAAGGGCTTTGCGCCGCCGTCGCGGTTTGGCGGCGCGCAGATTCCGACCGAGCCGTTGCCGATCACGCGCACCATCACCGTGACCGAAGGCATCAGCGTGAAGGATCTGGCCGAAAAGCTGGGCGTTCGCGGCAAGGATCTGATCGCCACGCTGCTGATGCGCGGCGTGTTTGTGACCGTGAATCAGTCGCTCGACGGCGAGCTGGTGAAGGACGTGGCGCGGCAGTTTGGCGCGGATACGACGGTTATCAGCTTTGAAGACCAGATGGCCAACGAGGCCTTTGAGAATCTGCTGTCGCAGGAAAATCCGGACGAGCTGGAACTGTCGCGGCCGCCGGTGGTGACTGTGATGGGCCACGTGGACCACGGCAAGACCTCGCTGCTGGACGCGATCCGCGAAACGGATGTGGCCGGGGGCGAAGCCGGAGGCATCACCCAGCACATCGGTGCCTACAAGGTGCGCATCAACAAGGAAGACTCGCCGGCCTTCGGGCGCGAGATCGTCTTCCTGGATACGCCGGGCCATGAAGCCTTTACCCGCATGCGTGCGCGCGGCGCCAAGGTGACCGACATTGTCGTGATTGTGGTGGCCGCCGATGACGGCGTGATGCCGCAGACGCTCGAAGCCGTGGATCACGCCAAGGCCGCCAACGTGCCGATCATTGTGGCCGTGAACAAGATCGACAAGCCGGAAGCGCAGCCGGACCGCGTGAAGAAGCAGCTTGGCGATCGCGGACTGGTGCCCGAAGACTGGGGCGGCAGCACGGTGTTTGTGGATGTTTCGGCCAAGAAGCGCCAGAATCTCGACCTGCTGCTCGAAATGATCTGCCTGGTGGCGGATCTGGGCAACCTGAAGGCGACTCCGGGCCGCTCGGCCGTAGGCACGGTCATTGAAGCCAAGCTTGATCGCGGGCGCGGTGCGGTGGCCTCGGTGCTGGTGCAGAATGGTACGCTCCGGGCGCAGGACAGCTTCATTGTGGGCAATACCTTCGGCAAGATTCGCGCCATGTTTGACGACCGCGGACGCGCGATTGAAGAGGCTGGTCCTTCGACTCCGGTCGAAATTCTGGGCCTCGAAAATATGCCGGATGCGGGCGACACCTTCCTGGTGGTGGCCGATCGCGACAAGGCCAAGGGCATTGCGCAGTATCGCCAGATGAAGGAGCGCGAAGTGCAGTTGGCGAAGTCTTCGCGCGTCTCGCTGGAGGGCCTGGCCGAGCAGATCAAGCAGGCCGGCATGAAGGAACTGCCGCTGATCCTGAAGGGCGACGTGACGGGCTCGGTCGAAGTGCTGGCCGACTCGCTGCAGAAGATGTCCACCGAAAAGGTGCGCATCAAGGTGATTCACTCGGGCGTGGGCGCGATTACCGAGAGCGACGTGCTGCTGGCGTCGGCCTCGAATGCGATCATCATCGGCTTCAATGTGAAGCCGGATCGCAAGTCCGCCGATCTGGCCGAGCAGGAGAATGTGGAGATTCGCCTGCACACGATCATCTACGAGCTGCAGGAAGAGATCACCAAGGCGATGCTGGGGCTGCTTGATCCTGTCTTCAAGGAGAGCTACCTGGGCCGCGCCGAAGTGCTCAACGTCTTCAAGATTCCGAAGATCGGCACCATCGCCGGCTGCCGCGTGCTCGATGGCGTGCTGCGGCGCGACTCCGAGATTCGGCTGATGCGCGGCGGGGAGCAGGTCTTCAAGGGCAAGCTCACCTCGCTCAAGCGCTTCAAGGATGACGCGAAGGAAGTCACCAACGGCATGGAGTGCGGCGTGGGCCTGAATACATCAGACATTCAGGTGGGCGACACGGTGGAGGCGTTCACCATGGAACGCGTCGCCGCGGAGCTGACCGCGCAGTAA